In Acropora palmata chromosome 7, jaAcrPala1.3, whole genome shotgun sequence, one genomic interval encodes:
- the LOC141885738 gene encoding uncharacterized protein LOC141885738 isoform X2, with protein sequence MATRGSSFPRTSGPLLQEVTEGCESLISNRKLNVTLLGSEWGSTKGGLPTFNRELAIQLAKNTNVEVSMYLPQCSEEEKGAATKFRVNLLKAEKKPACDPIEWLASLPREHCMDVVIGHGIHLGRQVPRIKELRPNCKWIQFVHTDAEELGMSKDYPCPIVQGEKKHEAEVKLCEWADRVAAVGPKLSETFARYLRPSGKDQDIINFTPGIFSEFSNIKQAAEEGGAFHVLVFGCGDKEDFHVKGYDIAARAIAKLKEEECHFKLVFVGAPNGEEEKVKERFLDEGISPNELIVRSAKDRKQLAKEFCQADLVIMPSRTEGFGLAALEALSAGLPVLVSDNSGIGKALKEVPYGSNCVVNLEFNDMDPMKWAEAIKTVCRKERKVRLKEAILLRQSYAATYQWEEQCRTLVEKMLEMSKETSTEPDEALSAVNLQLGGQGPSSVSEAVLHPDLTTIQQQIVGDVVSSGRENETPAAAHQAVAANNLAHQGVSAIPETPETEQQHILDDVMQTSGSENGSQDVRHGASGVQQLPLRKYGVQDNKPPQLSVKLKKARDVVASTTEWKDVHLPIDILLLTVESCDFLSCYALLGQPFRSYNEELGYVYFGRMGEASDEGKLWVALMTSSAGADTPGGSLTVGQIAFKVLQPKAVFSVGTCISLDPEKVRMGDVVISSKLTTAEGFRVPVSPRLGRLAKDAPYGWVPPLENPDELEVNVHPNGDILSLSPEVKRQYVDICKEYPGAVAIETEGKGRQGVRHEASEDQQLPWREYGASFLRLFIWKKNLEGKKKEAVEKILTPVVERYLECNKLSQGNLEENLKSFTDHIENVYGHLWNDYLADHLDNLAERYLVTNEMKKKFDLETVSLKTTILEDYLNCKEALMELRSTYSETSIVADQAIAAVNLGEQGASSIPEAVVHPDQTTVEQQHSVGDVVSSGRENEIKRNGPSHHSVITTERRQQQNAGILDRVDHGTLDQGASLLTSNRLSSAVDSQSRIKESRGKKPLHPLVSITPERERQNRDIPERVDHGTLDQGASMLTSNRSSSAMDSQCRIKGLDESVSFKPGTVSEDDVILIAHELGPSWKKIGRVLKVPRAVIDQIEADKSEVSDRCYTVLTKWQELFSYDATYHRLALALKHPTVGRVDLAAKYCEL encoded by the exons GGTTCTTCCTTTCCAAGGACATCAGGTCCTTTGTTACAGGAAGTCACAGAAGGCTGCGAAAGTTTGATTTCCAACAGGAAACTAAATGTTACTTTGCTAGGTAGTGAGTGGGGGTCTACAAAAGGAGGCTTGCCCACATTTAACAGAGAACTTGCTATTCAGTTGGCAAAGAATACAAATGTGGAAGTTAGCATGTACCTTCCTCAGTGCAGTGAGGAAGAAAAAGGAGCAGCCACTAAATTCAGAGTCAATCTTCTTAAAGCAGAGAAGAAGCCTGCATGTGATCCAATTGAATGGTTAGCGTCGCTTCCAAGAGAGCACTGTATGGACGTTGTGATAGGTCATGGTATTCATCTTGGTCGACAGGTTCCAAGGATAAAAGAGCTACGTCCTAATTGCAAATGGATTCAATTTGTTCACACAGACGCTGAAGAACTTGGCATGTCTAAGGATTATCCTTGTCCCATTGTCCAAGGTGAAAAAAAGCACGAGGCTGAGGTTAAACTCTGCGAATGGGCAGACCGAGTTGCGGCTGTTGGACCCAAATTGTCCGAAACCTTTGCTCGTTATTTACGTCCCAGTGGAAAGGATCAAGATATCATAAATTTCACCCCAGGCATCTTTTCGGAGTTTTCTAATATAAAACAAGCTGCTGAAGAAGGAGGGGCATTTCATGTTTTAGTCTTTGGGTGTGGTGATAAAGAagattttcatgtaaagggATATGACATTGCTGCACGTGCAATTGCTAAGctgaaagaagaagaatgcCATTTCAAACTTGTATTTGTTGGTGCACCAAATGGAGAAGAGGAGAAAGTAAAGGAAAGATTCCTTGATGAAGGCATTTCACCCAATGAACTCATTGTGCGCAGTGCAAAGGACAGAAAACAGCTTGCTAAGGAGTTTTGTCAAGCTGACCTTGTTATAATGCCCTCAAGAACTGAAGGGTTTGGTCTGGCTGCATTGGAAGCTTTGTCTGCTGGTCTTCCTGTGCTTGTTAGTGATAATTCGGGTATTGGCAAGGCTTTGAAGGAGGTTCCCTATGGTTCAAACTGTGTGGTTAATTTAGAATTCAATGATATGGATCCAATGAAGTGGGCAGAGGCAATTAAGACGGTTTgcagaaaggaaaggaaagtaCGACTGAAGGAGGCTATTTTGCTTCGTCAAAGCTATGCAGCGACATACCAGTGGGAAGAACAATGCAGAACACTTGTAGAGAAGATGCTTGAAATGAGCAAAG AGACATCTACAGAGCCAGATGAAGCACTTTCAGCAGTTAACTTGCAATTGGGTGGACAAGGACCTAGTTCAGTTTCAGAAGCAGTTTTGCATCCTGATCTAACAACAATACAACAGCAAATTGTGGGTGATGTTGTCAGCTCAGGCAGAGAAAATG AGACCCCTGCAGCTGCACATCAAGCTGTAGCAGCTAATAACTTAGCTCACCAAGGAGTAAGTGCAATTCCAGAAACCCCAGAAACAGAGCAGCAACATATTTTGGATGATGTAATGCAGACCTCAGGCAGTGAAAATG GAAGTCAAGATGTACGTCATGGAGCATCTGGAGTCCAACAACTTCCCTTGAGAAAGTATGGAG TGCAAGACAACAAGCCACCACAGCTCAGTGTCAAGCTGAAAAAAGCTCGTGATGTTGTGGCATCGACTACAGAATGGAAAGATGTTCATCTGCCAATTgatattttattattgactGTGGAGAGCTGTGATTTCCTGAGCTGTTACGCCTTGCTGGGTCAACCTTTCAGAAGTTACAATGAGGAACTTGGGTATGTGTACTTTGGACGCATGGGAGAGGCCAGTGACGAAGGAAAGCTTTGGGTTGCATTGatgacttcatcggcaggagCTGATACCCCAGGGGGGTCTTTGACAGTGGGTCAGATTGCATTTAAAGTTCTCCAGCCAAAGGCTGTATTTTCAGTGGGAACTTGTATCAGTTTAGACCCGGAGAAGGTCAGAATGGGGGATGTTGTCATATCTTCGAAGCTAACAACTGCAGAGGGATTCAGAGTTCCTGTCAGCCCACGTCTTGGCCGTCTTGCTAAAGATGCACCCTATGGGTGGGTTCCTCCGTTGGAAAATCCTGATGAATTGGAAGTTAATGTACATCCCAATGGTGATATCCTGAGCCTGTCACCGGAAGTGAAGCGTCAATATGTTGATATTTGTAAGGAATATCCTGGGGCAGTTGCAATTGAGACAGAAGGAAAAG GAAGGCAAGGTGTACGTCATGAAGCATCTGAAGACCAACAACTTCCCTGGAGAGAGTATGGAG caTCATTTCTCAGGTTGTTTATCTGGAAAAAGAatcttgagggaaaaaaaaaagaagccgTGGAAAAAATTTTAACCCCAGTAGTCGAACGGTATCTGGAATGTAATAAGTTATCACAAGGTAATCTTGAGGAAAACTTGAAATCCTTCACTGACCACATAGAAAACGTCTATGGGCATCTGTGGAATGATTATCTCGCTGATCATCTTGATAACCTTGCTGAGCGATACCTTGTTACAAACGAAATGAAGAAGAAGTTTGACCTGGAGACAGTTTCCCTCAAGACAACCATACTAGAAGACTACTTGAACTGCAAGGAGGCTCTCATGGAACTTCGGAGTACATATTCAG AGACCTCTATTGTGGCAGATCAAGCCATTGCAGCAGTTAACTTGGGTGAACAAGGAGCTAGTTCTATTCCAGAAGCGGTTGTCCATCCTGATCAAACAACAGTAGAACAACAGCATAGTGTGGGTGATGTAGTGAGCTCAGGCAGAGAAAATG aaattaaaagaaacgGACCCTCACATCATAGTGTGATCACAACTGAAAGAAGACAGCAACAGAATGCAGGCATCCTTGATA gaGTTGATCATGGTACCTTAGATCAAGGTGCTTCATTGTTGACAAGCAATCGTTTGTCGTCTGCCGTGGATTCACAATCCAGAATTAAAG AAAGTCGTGGAAAAAAACCCTTGCATCCCTTGGTGAGCATAACTCCAGAAAGAGAGAGACAAAATAGAGACATCCCTGAGA GAGTTGATCATGGTACCTTAGATCAAGGTGCTTCAATGTTGACAAGCAATCGTTCGTCCTCTGCCATGGATTCACAATGCAGAATTAAAG GCTTAGATGAAAGTGTATCATTCAAGCCTGGGactgtttcagaagatgatgTTATTCTCATTGCGCATGAGCTTGGTCcttcatggaaaaaaattggccGGGTGCTGAAAGTCCCGAGAGCTGTGATtgatcagattgaagcagacAAGTCTGAAGTCTCTGATAGATGCTATA CTGTCCTAACTAAGTGGCAAGAGTTGTTCTCATATGATGCAACATATCATCGCTTGGCACTAGCATTGAAGCATCCCACTGTTGGACGAGTAGATTTGGCTGCCAAGTATTGCGAGCTATAA